Genomic segment of Sodaliphilus pleomorphus:
CATTGGTTTCTGACTTTTGCGACTGCTCGCTGTAAAACACTTTGTAGATGAATACCCATGCCGTGGCTATCACTGCTGATATACCCAACATGGGATAGTTAGTGTTCAGCCACCAAAAGCCAACACAAACGGCAGTGAAAATCGCTACAGCGATTGTGATTTCAAGAATTGCTTGTTTCTTCATTGCTCTTTGAATTATAGTGTTCAACATATTCTTCAGGAGTGACCCCGTAATTCTTCTTAAACGAATTACGGAATTTCTCTAACACGTCCTTGCTTGTTTGGAACAGGTTGAGGATAATAGACTTAGCTTCGCCAAAAACCGACTCGCTCATTTCTGTCTTTTTCTTCGACTGCGGCAATCCGACAAGTTTGAGATATTCGTCAAACTTGATTGCGCTCTTTCTGTCTTCCTCTCTTCTTATGCGCTCCTGCTCCTCTTCCCATTGGCTAATGGCGCGAATACGCTCCTTGTCAAATTCCTTCAAGGCAGTAGTTATAACCAGTGGGTCGACTGCACCATAGAACTTGCCGTACTTGCCCATCTTGAAGTTGTGGAAGAATACCAAAAATTGGCTTACCTTGTAGTAGGAATATTCGCCTGCTATCAGCCATGACAATTCCTCAACTTGGTCCCCAGTCAGTTTGTCTTTCACTCCGCAGAATTCGGATAGGTTCACAAGTTGCGCAATAAGCCACTGAATCGGTGCTGTGCGCCCATATGCGGCTGCGATATTGTTGAGTGTAGGATAGTCACCAACAATACAGTCAAGCCTATTTTTCGATACGACAAGCTGCGCTCTTGGCGATACAGCTTTCATAAAGCTGTCAATCGTCCCGTATCTCGACAAAACCATCTGCTTCGTCTTGCGCTCGTAGACGCATAATTCTCGAGAGGGCGTCCGTTGCACGCTCATCTCGCTCTGCTTCTTTGCGCTTACCAGCGTTTGTCCTATCGTTTGTTCCATTTCTTTGTGATTTATATGATTTGTCATTTCGTGACCAATACTCTAACCTGCGGGCCAATTCCCATGTCGGCTGACCCTCCCAACGCATTTTTGTCTTAGACTTATTCATTTCAGACCAGTAGTCATAGAACTGCCTAATCATGTCTTTACCGTACTGGGCAACATACGGAATTAGCGAATCGTAGAACTTTTTTCTCCGTTCAAGAGTTTCCTTCTCTTTGGTTTTCTTTTTTTGTAAATCTAACTTGTTAGATTTATTTTTTTCTACATTCTCATTTACATTCTCATTTACATTTACATTGGGTTCGGGTTTGGTTTCTTCTTGGTTATTGTTTGGTTTCGGTTTGGTTTCGGTTTGGTTTTTTTTAGGTTTGCCACTGCTATCATTTTGGGTCTCGGTTGGTTCGACAGAAACTTGCTCTTGGTTAACTTCTGCTTTGCGTGGACGACCGCCTTTTTTGCCGTTCTCGTACTTACGATTATTGGCATCAAGCTGTGGCTTAATCAAAGTAAAAATGCTACGAGGTATGGGCGGCAAGTCAACAGGTTCAATGCCATATAGACCATACTCCATGATAGCATCGT
This window contains:
- a CDS encoding DUF6633 family protein — translated: MKAVSPRAQLVVSKNRLDCIVGDYPTLNNIAAAYGRTAPIQWLIAQLVNLSEFCGVKDKLTGDQVEELSWLIAGEYSYYKVSQFLVFFHNFKMGKYGKFYGAVDPLVITTALKEFDKERIRAISQWEEEQERIRREEDRKSAIKFDEYLKLVGLPQSKKKTEMSESVFGEAKSIILNLFQTSKDVLEKFRNSFKKNYGVTPEEYVEHYNSKSNEETSNS
- a CDS encoding DUF6291 domain-containing protein, producing the protein MERESFVIYKSFYEAIKELPDDIRLLLHDAIMEYGLYGIEPVDLPPIPRSIFTLIKPQLDANNRKYENGKKGGRPRKAEVNQEQVSVEPTETQNDSSGKPKKNQTETKPKPNNNQEETKPEPNVNVNENVNENVEKNKSNKLDLQKKKTKEKETLERRKKFYDSLIPYVAQYGKDMIRQFYDYWSEMNKSKTKMRWEGQPTWELARRLEYWSRNDKSYKSQRNGTNDRTNAGKRKEAERDERATDALSRIMRLRAQDEADGFVEIRDD